The following proteins are co-located in the Festucalex cinctus isolate MCC-2025b chromosome 15, RoL_Fcin_1.0, whole genome shotgun sequence genome:
- the cdk5rap2 gene encoding CDK5 regulatory subunit-associated protein 2 isoform X2 — translation MKDSCRICSGRLVGNQCRWIFSSSAKRKLQIILSHVLGREVTRDGRGEFLCGKCVFQLEKVIQCDVNLSQLQEQHNSQVQKIQAEKAHLIQCIIHVYNKHNPDQEKSDEESVRSKTSLRSSGAASFDDEASGPPPDDAQSPRESGSSHRMRRCVSLDRLVGKGVVSGRSGLKKWRMGSSVGLDGPVKSFGLRASRGSSQSMYLDLVHYKGSFPRSGFKGRSASLQSLNRDFDTPESTPRKTKVREAKTFRNAATGGPPGKAQAKMLLRRSSRQPSVISDLIQLLRCLSKQGVSVPAGSRIPVLKRFSAGHLHACNKQVRREAQWKSLHDLTEEFDDQYVPAKVESEVHRLESVNKLLTEELTQAKSANENLTKTLEETQSETKTLSGRLDETENELHTEKKNSLKRDKTIQGLTQVLRGKEKEIAELCHEIEDRDDALTKARETVHKAQMQKYQATEEHQTLLMAKQTELIQLQGEHHAKVLEAQKLQRALDRREQELADLQQAKEQLEVELEDLQQQKKKGDKALNDLNNQQKKLSGEIGERESSLEQQYQELLDQTKRKVHAHEVIIQRLTSTLTDKEQQLQEYINMVRDFEQNKSPAGNDGMLAKLRRRLKEKEKALEQALDERFAAIEEKDNEIHQLQLSLREKERDLERLNNLLSHNEETINSFDSLIKEKDVELQHLANTLKNLQRAKQDAEDNLNRSLREKDSIISQLQLSLNGKTKDLEELSESVLSQSQSHARDLAEQMGQRLKVNEAMLAEAVKARERLVADNEGAVEGLLATINSKDQLIKESAEHYNRMLSERSQEIQELRRQLSDRQHQLAAAERQSATAAQKDSLETAELRFLLNEKDRVIERLLHRGPETEHDKEPDYVLELRQTIQVMQEKLDEREAELSRRNSDDSIENIPLSKKTVVVLKKELTQKTEALNKALKRENELKMSLAELQSLLSELEGRSEGQVANIESLTATLETKDEIIHALQQRLGQQGDAQGDHAPDRVIGSSMDRSPSELPQRERTMIGGDSQQEVLPSLVALQQEHEALNKALRAEQQLYSSLVRTVKEQDSAQRLHALQLELTAVQLLRQQLEDGIKANEELRDDLERELDRAKVREGVNIVDPKVLESVQHQLEDAQRWNASLQARLGAIQNRGGGVGGANDSGDSLSFAGDQTSYMSICMGDGRDDSSPQELKRKVLELQECVGRLQALNAELQSRLAAYEKADGDAFNKEEQNLASSRPWKQPDTATIMEVPSVAHQMCRCQDQASQTDIPLGQLIGDESVDSNLGQTGENVQCAAAETDSVKCLLTDGGAASLLHLREEVLRLTAENAQLHGLLKEQKSSECKEKESTDSSGNSSDGQADLRRSRETLQGQAMDKDEEGAKDKGTLEVGTLQAGDHSKISKHRACVKSRLPVPVRPRTETYTHPEPCKADAAPHLHADADQRPITDPSASSQPSAGPSSTCGRAHDSGYVAMHTPDDTQAHSALFTQLELLHQECQDKEALINKLGERLADWEELHAQLQDKERLINQYVEALRAAESTIAYLTACSLGSQGGSGQVAGSASVGCSSTCLDLQDVLQEKEDLNKQLTQLLNRAEKHISLPDSPERQAEIGHLRLKIEALNASLNEQSSRGVFGRPEGSVQLSNSTPTESESLRENELRDQQGTSGNSAQISNPEVTKVLARCLCSAESVIASLSAACTNSRSFINPDLQGHLDDLQRALQDRHELERLTQATRPSHSEELLNLDLLSHLQILCKVLSDHSEKICELQASLQEERARREESEAHPALPDSKGLAPSVQAQLETLHKALREKKKACKNLEEKLATAQFTPSQSNTAQKVPEQDDKGVQVDLQDLGYETTGKSENDREESSSPDLEVGAEASGSASSLPSLLTQEQAHFSSTEHLDSASTTPYPSSPTLSSAKVSLKSLQTYEEYGLSEDPLLLQAQVRELKVQLESQAKLIRQMQSLVRRNSVDPVAGHRSDQLTNRDATQDRHARTSREQMREKDGDGVDRVNRSETSEAGGKTRVKEQLQHARSRSTSPASLDSLVQSQARELSQLRQQVKESRRLGGLQRRHMGELRKAFQELLHASPVDRYTSEVLKEQLDKSLAILDRLEGRLDKGETHQDNEDVAVLELSRRLAKELQEKNRLIQSLQSHVRGQSPGSTHSSHSDRTSRHGSPPTQEEEAEASGASGDQEAGGRLLGLRRENGLLHERLRSSQQLSASLRSELDLHLSVVMAHHRERDSLTRAPKRDEELGSAPGEARVVSSDLLAEHLEEIRALRRRLEESISTNDRLREQLERRLAEVERDAAPTNIFIHGNEDQAQLANEVRFLRGQNQALKEQLNLESKDKQRECERLREKLARHTGKLEQSRKEADDRRQENARLREKVEIGGRENARLIQSLRASEDQLRSLQCEVTLQRQHVTDSQRLLQSLRVELQVRETMQTTAPSQGVATPDPDCAPSAAPADLSELLSEIRHLRVQLERSIHTNNTLRQRLEEQLWRGAARSETININYLLSSADEGSASPGREGGDVLHHGDSANSRLRYEVDGGCGGGGGGGSSSSGESVTDAPSRLVPGHGLWADRHGRHILALVEDYGALRRHISEGRKLSRRLDARLQRCRNKAPDEESVKLLSSDVSTLQQVVDEADRLLKLAWRVSLPAGGAAAAAASADDQQEDLKKEILRLNSRLSQKDRMLSGAVKRLRTTNQLKEGMERVIIDQLSVTHNVLKKARGNLEKNHFYLFGPQGPTGGQGGACKWPIGGVEVYSSDE, via the exons ATGAAGGACTCGTGCCGCATATGCAGCGGCCGCCTGGTTGGCAACCAGTGTCGCTGGATCTTCAGCTCGTCGGCAAAGAGGAAGCTGCAGATCATTTTGTCACACGTGCTGGGACGGGAGGTGACCCGCGACGGCCGCGGCGAGTTCCTCTGCGGGAAATGTGTGTTCCAGCTGGAGAAGGTGATACAGTGCGACGTCAACCTCAGCCAGCTGCAGGAACAGCACAACAGCCAGGTGCAGAAAATCCAAGCGGAGAAAGCGCACCTGATCCAGTGCATCATCCACGTCTACAACAAACACAACCCCGACCAGGAGAAGAGCGACGAGGAGAGCGTGCGCTCAAAAACTTCCCTCAGATCATCCGGGGCGGCCAGTTTTGACGACGAGGCCTCGGGTCCGCCGCCAGATGACGCGCAGTCGCCGAGGGAGAGCGGCAGTAGTCACCGCATGAGGAGATGTGTGAGTCTGGATAGACTCGTGGGAAAAGGCGTGGTCTCGGGACGTTCGGGTCTCAAGAAATGGAGGATGGGATCAAGTGTGGGTCTGGACGGCCCCGTGAAGAGTTTTGGTTTGCGGGCCTCGCGCGGCAGCTCTCAGAGCATGTACCTGGACCTGGTCCACTACAAAGGCTCGTTTCCTAGGTCCGGATTCAAAGGCCGTTCCGCGTCCCTGCAGTCCCTCAATCGGGACTTTGACACTCCAGAAAGCACGCCACGTAAGACCAAAGTCAGAGAAGCTAAGACATTCAGAAACGCTGCCACCGGTGGCCCGCCGGGAAAGGCACAAGCTAAAATGCTCCTCCGCAGATCGTCGCGGCAGCCCTCGGTGATCTCCGACTTGATCCAGCTCCTGCGCTGCCTCAGCAAACAAGGAGTTTCAGTCCCGGCCGGGAGCCGCATCCCTGTCCTGAAGAGGTTCAGTGCCGGCCATCTGCACGCCTGTAACAAGCAAGTGCGCAGAGAGGCTCAGTGGAAATCTCTGCATGACCTCACGGAAGAATTTGATGATCAATACGTGCCTGCCAAAGTGGAG AGTGAGGTCCATCGGCTGGAGTCCGTCAACAAGCTGCTGACAGAAGAGCTCACACAGGCAAAAAGCGCCAATGAGAACCTGACAAAGACATTGGAAGAAACCCAGAGTGAAACCAAG ACCCTGTCAGGAAGGCTGGACGAGACAGAAAATGAACTCCACACGGAGAAGAAAAACAGCCTAAAGCGAGACAAAACCATCCAAGGGCTGACACAGGTCCTCAGAGGAAAAGAGAAAGAG ATTGCAGAGTTGTGCCATGAGATTGAGGACCGGGATGATGCTCTCACCAAAGCCCGGGAGACAGTGCACAAGGCCCAGATGCAAAAATATCAGgcaa CGGAAGAGCACCAAACTCTATTAATGGCCAAACAAACAGAGCTGATTCAGCTCCAGGGAGAGCACCACGCCAAGGTGCTCGAGGCCCAAAAGCTGCAGCGGGCTCTGGACCGCAGGGAGCAGGAGCTGGCGGACTTGCAGCAGGCGAAGGAGCAGCTGGAGGTGGAGCTGGAAGACTTGCAGCAGCAGAAAAAGAAGGGAGACAAAGCCTTGAAT GATCTGAACAACCAACAGAAAAAGCTAAGCGGGGAGATCGGGGAGAGGGAAAGTTCTCTGGAGCAGCAGTACCAGGAGCTGTTGGACCAAACCAAAAGAAAAGTGCACGCGCATGAAGTCATCATCCAGCGGCTAACGTCCACCTTGACTGATAAAGAGCAGCAGTTACAG GAGTACATAAACATGGTCAGAGATTTTGAGCAAAACAAGAGTCCGGCAGGAAACGACGGCATGCTCGCTAAGCTGCGCCGAAGGctgaaagaaaaggaaaaggcGCTGGAG CAAGCTCTGGACGAGAGATTTGCGGCCATCGAAGAGAAAGACAACGAAATCCACCAGCTGCAGCTGTCGCTCAGGGAGAAGGAGAGAGACCTGGAGAGGCTCAATAATTTGCTGTCCCATAATGAAGAAACGATCAAC AGTTTTGATAGCCTGATCAAAGAGAAGGATGTGGAACTGCAGCACCTTGCAAACACACTAAAGAACCTGCAGAGGGCCAAGCAAGACGCGGAGGACAACCTGAACAGGTCATTGAGAGAGAAAGACTCCATCATCAGCCAGCTGCAGCTCTCCCTCAACGGCAAGACCAAAGATTTGGAG GAATTGTCCGAGTCGGTGCTAAGCCAGTCGCAAAGTCACGCGCGTGACTTGGCAGAGCAGATGGGACAGAGGTTAAAGGTGAACGAGGCCATGCTGGCTGAGGCTGTGAAAGCCAGGGAAAGGCTTGTAGCTGACAATGAGGGCGCCGTGGAAGGACTGCTGGCAACAATTAATAGCAAGGATCAACTTATCAAG GAGTCCGCCGAGCATTACAACCGCATGCTATCGGAGCGTTCGCAGGAGATTCAGGAGCTGAGGAGGCAGCTGTCCGACCGGCAGCATCAGCTTGCCGCCGCTGAGAGGCAAAGCGCCACGGCGGCCCAGAAGGACTCTTTGGAAACCGCAGAGCTCCGATTCCTCCTCAATGAAAAAGACCGCGTCATCGAG AGGCTCCTCCACCGTGGCCCGGAGACGGAGCACGACAAGGAGCCAGATTATGTGCTGGAGCTCAGACAAACCATCCAGGTCATGCAAGAGAAGTTAGACGAGCGCGAAG CTGAGCTCTCCAGGAGGAACAGCGACGACAGCATTGAGAACATTCCACTCTCCAAGAAGACCGTTGTAGTTCTTAAGAAAGAGCTGACACAGAAAACGGAGGCTCTCAACAAAGCGCTGAAGAGGGAGAATGAACTGAAG ATGTCCTTAGCAGAGCTCCAGTCGTTGCTGTCCGAGCTGGAGGGCCGCAGTGAAGGCCAGGTCGCCAATATTGAGTCCCTGACTGCCACCCTTGAGACCAAAGATGAGATCATCCAT GCTCTCCAGCAGCGTCTCGGCCAGCAAGGAGACGCGCAAGGCGATCACGCCCCGGATCGAGTCATCGGCAGCAGCATGGATCGATCGCCTTCGGAGCTCCCTCAAAGAGAGAGGACCATGATTGGTGGAGACAGCCAGCAAGaa GTGCTTCCTAGCTTGGTAGCTTTGCAGCAGGAACACGAGGCTCTCAACAAAGCGCTGAGGGCCGAGCAGCAGTTGTACTCTAGCCTGGTCAGGACTGTGAAGGAGCAGGACAG TGCCCAGCGTCTTCACGCTCTGCAGCTGGAGCTGACGGCAGTGCAGCTCCTCAGGCAGCAGCTGGAGGACGGCATCAAAGCCAACGAGGAGCTCAGGGACGACTTGGAGAGAGAACTAGACAGAGCCAAAGTCCGAGAAG GCGTGAACATAGTCGATCCCAAAGTACTGGAGAGTGTGCAGCACCAGCTGGAAGATGCCCAACGCTGGAACGCCTCTCTGCAGGCCCGCTTGGGGGCCATCCAGAACCGCGGCGGCGGAGTGGGCGGTGCCAACGACAGCG GAGACTCTCTGAGTTTCGCCGGCGACCAGACCTCTTACATGAGTATCTGTATGGGTGACGGGCGTGACGACAGTTCACCGCAGGAGCTCAAACGGAAg GTGCTTGAGCTGCAGGAGTGTGTCGGCAGGCTGCAGGCTCTTAACGCGGAGCTCCAGAGCAGGCTGGCAGCATATGAGAAGGCTGACGGCGATGCTTTCAACAAGGAGGAGCAAAACCTGGCCAGCAGCCGTCCATGGAAGCAG CCAGACACCGCAACGATTATGGAGGTTCCATCAGTAGCTCACCAGATGTGCCGCTGCCAAGACCAAGCAAGTCAGACGGACATTCCACTAGGGCAG CTGATTGGGGATGAGAGTGTGGACAGCAACCTGGGCCAGACCGGAGAGAATGTTCAGTGTGCCGCTGCAGAGACCGATTCTGTAAAATGTCTGCTGACCGACGGTGGTGCAGCATCACTCCTGCACCTTAG AGAGGAAGTCCTCAGGCTAACGGCTGAAAACGCGCAACTGCACGGTCTGCTGAAGGAGCAAAAGTCCAGCGAGTGCAAAGAGAAGGAGAGCACAGACTCGTCAGGCAACAGCAGCGACGGGCAGGCTGATTTAAGACGCAGCCGGGAAACTTTGCAGGGTCAAGCTATGGACAAAGATGAGGAGGGTGCTAAGGATAAGGGAACCCTGGAAGTGGGAACTCTACAAGCTGGCGATCACAGCAAGATTTCAAAGCACAGG GCCTGTGTCAAATCTCGCCTGCCTGTCCCGGTGAGGCCAAGAACAGAAACTTACACGCATCCAGAGCCATGTAAAGCGGACGCAGCGCCGCACCTTCACGCAGACGCTGACCAGCGACCCATTACAGACCCCAGCGCCTCATCCCAACCAAGCGCCGGCCCCTCTTCTACCTGCGGACGTGCTCACGATAGCGGCTATGTAGCCATGCACACGCCGGACGACACCCAGGCCCACTCTGCCCTTTTTACCCAGCTGGAGCTCCTGCATCAGGAGTGCCAGGACAAGGAGGCCTTGATCAACAAGCTGGGCGAGCGGCTGGCTGATTGGGAGGAGCTCCACGCGCAGCTGCAGGACAAAGAGCGTCTCATTAACCAGTACGTGGAGGCCTTGCGAGCTGCCGAGTCCACCATCGCCTACCTGACCGCCTGCAGTCTGGGCAGCCAGGGGGGTTCCGGACAGGTCGCAGGGTCCGCTTCTGTGGGCTGCAGCAGCACGTGCCTGGATTTGCAGGACGTGCTTCAAGAAAAGGAGGATCTCAACAAGCAACTTACACAACTTTTGAACCGGGCAGAGAAGCACATTTCGTTACCAGACAGCCCGGAAAGGCAAGCAGAAATTGGACATCTCCGTTTGAAAATTGAAGCACTGAACGCCTCATTAAACGAGCAGAGCTCCAGAGGGGTCTTTGGACGACCTGAAGGTTCGGTGCAATTGAGTAATTCCACACCGACAGAATCGGAATCTCTCAGAGAAAATGAGTTGCGAGATCAGCAAGGGACAAGCGGAAATTCCGCTCAAATTTCAAATCCGGAGGTGACCAAAGTTCTCGCCAGATGCCTTTGCTCGGCGGAGTCTGTAATTGCTTCTCTGTCAGCCGCCTGTACAAATAGCCGCTCTTTCATCAACCCGGACCTACAGGGCCATTTGGACGACCTCCAGAGAGCTCTGCAAGACAGACATGAACTGGAGCGCCTGACTCAAGCCACTCGGCCAAGTCACTCCGAGGAGCTCCTCAACTTGGACCTCCTTAGTCATCTGCAAATTCTCTGCAAGGTCCTCAGCGATCACTCTGAAAAGATTTGTGAGCTTCAAGCGTCCCTGCAGGAGGAGAGGGCCCGTAGGGAAGAGAGCGAGGCCCATCCGGCGCTGCCGGACAGCAAAGGCTTAGCACCGAGCGTCCAAGCCCAGCTGGAGACTCTGCACAAGGCGCTGAGGGAGAAGAAGAAAGCCTGCAAAAACCTGGAGGAGAAACTCGCCACGGCTCAGTTTACACCGTCCCAGAGTAACACAGCACAAAAAG TTCCGGAGCAGGATGACAAAGGTGTGCAGGTGGATTTGCAGGACCTTGGCTACGAGACAACGGGCAAGAGTGAGAACGATAGGGAAGAGAGCAGTAGCCCAG ACCTTGAGGTGGGCGCCGAAGCAAGCGGAAGTGCTTCGAGTCTCCCTTCGCTGCTAACTCAAGAGCAGGCGCACTTTTCCTCTACTGAACATTTGGACTCCGCCTCCACCACGCCGTACCCGAGTTCCCCCACTTTGAGCTCGGCCAAG GTCAGTCTGAAAAGCCTGCAGACCTACGAGGAATACGGCCTCTCCGAGGACCCGTTACTGCTCCAGGCGCAGGTGCGAGAGTTGAAGGTCCAGTTGGAAAGCCAAGCCAAACTCATCCGCCAGATGCAAAGTCTTGTGAGGAGGAACTCCGTTGACCCGGTGGCTGGCCACCGCTCTGACCAGTTGACCAATCGGGACGCAACGCAGGACCGTCACGCGAGGACCAGTAGGGAGCAGATGCGGGAGAAAGACGGTGACGGAGTGGACCGGGTCAACCGGAGCGAAACCAGTGAGGCTGGAGGAAAGACACGCGTGAAGGAGCAGCTCCAGCACGCTCGCAGCCGCTCAACGTCCCCTGCCAG CCTGGACTCGCTGGTGCAGTCGCAGGCCAGGGAGCTGTCGCAGCTCAGGCAGCAGGTCAAGGAGAGCCGGCGGCTGGGGGGCCTGCAGCGTCGACACATGGGGGAGCTGAGGAAAGCCTTCCAGGAGCTGCTCCACGCCAGCCCGGTGGACCGCTACACGAGCGAGGTGCTCAAGGAGCAGCTGGACAAGAGCCTGGCCATTCTGGATCGTCTGGAGGGACGTCTGGACAAAG GAGAAACTCATCAGGATAATGAAGATGTAGCAGTTCTGGAGCTTTCTCGCAG GTTGGCCAAAGAACTGCAGGAGAAGAACCGCCTCATCCAAAGCCTGCAGAGTCACGTCCGAGGCCAGAGTCCCGGCAGCACCCACAGCTCCCACTCTGATAGGACGTCCCGTCACGGCAGCCCGCCCACACAAG AGGAAGAAGCCGAGGCGTCAGGCGCGTCCGGCGACCAGGAAGCGGGCGGCCGACTGTTGGGCTTGCGGAGGGAGAACGGACTGCTTCACGAGCGTCTGAGGAGCAGCCAGCAGCTCAGCGCCAGCCTGCGTAGCGAGCTGGACCTGCACCTGTCCGTCGTCATGGCCCATCACCGGGAGCGCGACTCACTGACGCGAGCGCCCAAGCGGGACGAGGAACTCGGCTCGGCTCCTGGAGAAGCGCGGGTCGTCAGTTCAG ACCTGCTGGCCGAGCACCTTGAGGAGATCCGAGCTTTGAGGCGGCGCCTGGAGGAGAGCATCTCCACCAACGACCGCCTCAGGGAGCAGCTGGAGAGGAGGCTCGCCGAGGTGGAGAGAGACGCAG CGCCCACCAACATCTTCATACACGGCAACGAGGATCAAGCTCAGCTGGCCAACGAGGTTCGCTTCCTGCGTGGCCAGAACCAAGCCCTGAAGGAGCAGCTCAACCTGGAGTCCAAAG ACAAACAGCGGGAGTGCGAGAGGCTGCGGGAGAAACTGGCGAGGCACACGGGCAAGCTGGAGCAGAGCCGGAAGGAGGCCGACGACCGGAGGCAGGAGAACGCCAGGTTGCGGGAGAAAGTGGAGATCGGCGGCCGAGAGAACGCCAGGTTGATCCAGTCGCTGCGCGCCAGCGAGGACCAGCTGCGCAG TCTGCAGTGCGAGGTGACGCTCCAGCGGCAGCACGTGACCGACTCGCAGCGCCTCCTGCAGTCGCTGCGCGTGGAGCTGCAAGTTCGCGAGACGATGCAGACGACGGCGCCCAGTCAAG GTGTCGCGACGCCGGATCCCGACTGCGCCCCCTCGGCGGCGCCGGCCGATCTGTCCGAGCTGCTGTCGGAGATCCGCCACCTGCGCGTGCAGCTGGAGAGGAGCATCCACACCAACAACACGCTGCGACAGAGGCTGGAGGAGCAGCTGTGGCGGGGAGCCGCCCGCTCGGAAACCATCAACATCAACTACCTGCTCTCTTCCGCAG ACGAAGGAAGCGCGTCGCCCGGTCGTGAAGGCGGCGACGTTCTCCACCACGGCGACTCCGCAAACTCTCGATTGCGCTACGAGGTGGACggcggctgcggcggcggcggcggcggcggaagcAGCAGCTCCGGCGAGAGCGTGACGGACGCGCCCTCCCGCCTGGTGCCGGGCCACGGCCTGTGGGCCGACCGCCACGGGCGCCACATCCTGGCGCTGGTGGAGGACTACGGCGCCCTCCGCAGGCACATCTCGGAAGGACGCAAGCTGTCGCGCCGATTGGACGCGCGGCTGCAGCGCTGTCGCAACAAG